Within Acidobacteriota bacterium, the genomic segment TATTCGCCGCGCCGTGCGGCTCGGGCTCGAGGGTGATGCTCCCCGTGACCATCACGAACGGAGCTTCCGTCATCCCCATCGTGTAGTGGCTCCGCATGTTGGCCTCGGTTCGGAACACCGCTCCCGGTATCTCGATCGGCACGTAGCGCTGCGGCTCCTCGGCCTCTTCGTCCTCGTCGGCATCCTCATCGGCGCCGCGCAGTCGAAGCTTCGACACCCCCGAAGGTTGGCGCAGAGCGGCGGCGGCCCCCCCGACGGCGACGAGCGTACCTCCTCCCCTCACCCAGGAGCCGAGCTTCTCCATCACCGGCTCGGTCAAGGCTGCCGCGTAGCCATAGCCATCGGGCAGAACGATCACGCGATACGCATCGAGATCGACCGCGGCGAGCGTATCGAGCCGGAGGACGGAATGAGGTATCCCGATTTCGGCATCGAGTCCCCACCAGAGACTTCCGAACGACGAGGGAAAGACTCCATTGCCGGAGACGAGCGCGATCTGCGGATTCCTCACCGGTACGACCCGGGTGGAGCCGAGGGGAAGACCACCAGTCCATCCGGAGTCGAACCCGATGAATGATGCTCCCGTTGCACGCCCCATCAGGTCGAGCAGCATCGCGACGTCGTCCGGGTTCTCGTGGCGCAGGATGACCAGTGAGCCACGAGCGAACTCGCGCTCGCCCAACCGCCCCCGCTCAGAGAGAACACCGAAGCGGATCTGACGGTCGAGCAGTCTTCCGGCGGCCTTGAAAACAGCCGGCTCCGCGCCGTCGAGGACCCATCCGTACCGCGCCGGCGGCGCGCCCCCCGCCGGCTGAGAAGGGCGGGCCGCGCTCGATACCGGAAGCGGTGCGGTCACTCTCCACGAATCGAGATTCAGTGCGAGGGGAAGCGACCAGCCGGTAATGTCGTAGAACTCGGTCGATTCGTCGAACTCGACCCTCTCCCGCTGTTTCTCGAGAAACTCAGGCGAAACTTCCGGCGAACGCTCGAACAATGTGTTGACGAGCCCCCCGGCAGGTTGCGCGACCGGGATGACGAGCGCCCCGGCGGGGAGCGACGTCGAGACGACACGCGCGGTCTCGACGGCCTGCGCGCGGACGGTCCTCGAATCCGCGAGAAACGAGTACTCGATCCCCTGGACGTCGAGAAGCCGGATGAGATCGCCGAAGAAACGAGAATCGGGATCGATGACGAACTGGGTCGGGTCGTCGAGCAACCTGGCGCGCGCGTTCCACGTATGCTCGAGAAGGCTCGCAGCGTTTGCCGAAGCCGTCCGGACCGTCGTGATCGCCGCAGTCGTGTGCTTCTGGATCCGGTCGCTCAACGTGACGAGCCGCTCGTCCTCGGTCTCGACGATTGTCCCGGCTGCTCCATGTCCCCCGACCTCGTAGGTCATACCGATGGAGCCTCGAAGGCTCGGCCATGAGTCGCCGTAGCCGGGATAAAACAGATCGAAAGCCTCGCCGACGAAGAACGGCCACCCATGCTCCGAGAAGGCCTCGGCATTCTCTCGTCCGAATCGGTCGAGCCACGCGGTGGTGTCGGGATGAATGTTGGTGTTGACGGGGCTCGTCGCCGGCGGGAAGAAATACGTGTCTTCGTAGTACATCTCGTGAAGGTCGACGACGACCTGAGGCTGCCAATCGCGATAGACGGCGATGCGACCGCGCGTTTCCGGCTGAGTTGCCCACGCCCAGTCTCGATTCATATCGAAGAGATAGTGGTTGTATCGCCCCCCGGGCCATTGCTCACGATGCTCGACCGCTTCCGGATTCGGATTCGGACGCACACCCTGCGTCTGGTGATACCAGCCGACATAGCGTTCGCGGCCATCGGGGTTCTGGACCGGATCGATCAGCAGGATCGTATTTCCGAGGATCTCTTCCCCCGCTTCGCTCACGGCCCACCAGGCGACGCGCATCGCCGCCTCGGACGATGACGACTCGTTGCCGTGAACACCGAACGCCAGCCAGACCACGACCGGCTCCTCTTCCGCGGTGCGGCGAAGCGCCGAGAAAGTCGTTTTGCGCGGGTTGAGGAGCTGACGGTGACGGAGGCGGATCTCGTCGATGCGCGCCTGGTTCGATTCGGTCGTGATGACCGCGAGGGTGAGCGGGCGCCCTTCCCACGTTTCGCCGTACTGCTCAATCGAGACCTTCCCCGACTCCGCGGCGAGATGATCGAAATAGTCGACGATCCGGTGGTGAGGCGTGAACCTCGTTCCGAGCTCGTAGCCGAGAAACTCCGAAGGGGCAGTCGGCTGTGCGAGAAGCGGAAGAGCGAAAAGGGAGAAAAGAAGAGCTCTGCTGCCGAGTGTACGCATCATCGCGGGCGATTCTATCGCGCCCCGCAGCGCTCAACGCGATCGGAGGCTGAAGTTCACCGTGACGGTGTAGTAGACATCGATCGGGCGGCCGCGGTATGTGGCGGGTCGGAATGTCCAGCGTTCCACGGCGCTTCGGGCAGCCTCTCCGAGACCCTGCGGCTGATCCTTGAGGATCTGTGCGCTCTCGACGCGGCCATCGCGCGTGACGATGGCGCGGATGACCACCGGACCCTCGACGCCGGCGCGGCGTGCTGCGCTCGGATAGCGGGGCGATGGCTTGCGGATCGGAATCGGCTCGGTTCCTCCCGGAGGAACGGTGGCGTAAACGCCGCCCGCCGGAGCAGCTTCGGGAGCCGGTGGGGCGGGAGCCGGCTCCGGCTCAGGCTCGCGCTCGTCCTCGCGTTCCCGCTCGCGCTGGATCTCTTCCCAACGGTCGGCAAAATCCTCGAATGGCCTCCGCTCGTCTTCGAGCGGCTCTTCCTCCTCGAGATCGATCGAGGATTCGTCGCCCGCGGCGACCGTCATTTCGGGCGAGCCGGCAACCGACAGCTCGACGCTCCCGACATCGACCCAGACGATCGACCCGCCGATCGAGACCGCGTAGAAATCCTGCTCCCGCGTTCGGACCTCGACCCGCTGACGCGCCGGAAGATCTCCGACGACCGGATAGAAATATCCCGGACCTGCGTAGAGAGGAGCTTTCTCAGTCATGTGACCAGCGATGGTCGGCAACTGCAGAATCTGCTCGTTTTTCGCGAGACGCGCCTCCCGCTCGGCATTCCGCTCGAGCGCGGTCCGCTCCACGAACCCTTCGACCGCGCGGGCAGTTCGAATACGGGCCCAGGTCCCCTCGGATCCCATCAGCGTCACCTGGTCTCCGGAGTGGATCGTCGCCGCGACGGCGGCCTCCGCATCCGGACGCGATCGCACCTTCAGCTCGAGAGGAATCACGTAGAGAGCGTCGGCTCCAACGTCATCAGCGGCTCGATCCTCACCGCGAGGCCAGTAGAGAAGAAGGAGCGCGAGAAGGACGAAAAAAACCGCGGCCAGCCCGAAAACGAGCAGCAATCCTCGCCGGCTCGAGTCGGTCCGTTCCTTCATTCAGCGTCCTTTTTCATCAGAAGGTACATCAGCGCTTTCTGCACGTGCAATCGGTTTTCCGCCTCGTCGAAGATCACCGACTGCGGTCCGTCCGCGACGGCTGCGGAAACCTCTTCTCCACGATGCGCCGGAAGACAATGCATGAAGATCGCCTGCTCATTCGCCATCGACATCACGCGCTCGTCTACGATCCATCCCTCGAACGCAGCCTTCCGCCGCGCATCCTCGTCCTCCTGCCCCATCGAGACCCAGACGTCGGTCTCGACGACATCGGCACCTCCGGCTGCCTCTTCAAGTGAATTGGTCAGCGTGATCGTGGTTCCTGCGGCTTTCGCATCCTCCATCGCTGATTTGACGACCGAAGGGTCCGGTTCGAAACCCTTCGGTGTCGCAACGGCGATGTTCATCCCCACTTTCGGCGCACCGTACATGAGCGAATGCGCCATGTTGTTCCCGTCACCGATCCATGCGAGCTTTTTTCCGCGAAGGTCGCCCAGCTTTTCCCGGGCCGTGAAGTAATCCGTCAGTCCCTGGCAGGGGTGGAGGAGATCCGTCAGCCCGTTGATGACCGGCACCGTCGCGTGTTTCGCGAGCTCGGTGACGGTTGCATGGGCGTAGGTTCTCGCCATGATTCCGTCGACGTAACGGGAAAGGACCTTAGCCGTGTCCTCGATCGTCTCACCGCGACCGAGTTGAATGTCACGAGAAGAGAGAAAGAGCGCGTGTCCGCCGAGCTGAAACATCCCGACCTCGAACGAGACACGCGTGCGGGTCGAGGACTTCTCGAAGATCATCCCGAGCGTCTTGCCGCGGAGAGATCCGCTGAACTCACGCGGGCTCTTTTTGATGTCCGTTGCGACCTGGAAGATGTGGTCGACCTCTTCAGCGGTGTAATCGTGGATCGAAACGAGGTCCTTGTTGGTCAAGTGATGGATTCCTTTCCTGAAACGTGTCGCGCACGATAACCGAGTCGCTCGCCGATCGCTATTCCGCCCGGCACCGAATCGGCACGCCGTCTCTGCTGCATGAGCGAGCTCGCAACGAAGATCCGGACGTTCCCCGTGCCGCCCCCGCACTGGGTCGGCGACGGTTTCCCGGTCCGCAGTCTGATCACGCCGCAGGACCCGGCCCGGATCAGCCCCTTCCTTCTCCTCGACTACGGGGGGCCTGTGGACTTTCCTCCGACCACCGAAAAGCGGGGCGTCGGGCCCCATCCACACAAGGGGTTCGAGACGGTGACGATCGTTTTTGACGGCGGCGTTGCGCACCGCGACTCGAGCGGAGCGAGCGGAGAGATCGGTCCGGGCGATGTGCAATGGATGACGGCAGGAGCCGGCCTGATCCACGAAGAGCTGCATTCGGAGTCATTCCGCAGCAGCGGCGGACCGTTCGAGATGGTCCAGCTCTGGGTGAACCTTCCGTCCGCGTCGAAGTCTCTGCCGCCGCGGTACCAGACGATTCTGTCGTCCATGATCCCTTCGATCGAGCGCGACGGAACGACCGTCCGGGTCATCTCGGGAGAGCTCGAGGGCCATCGCGGTCCGGCCGAAACGCAGACGCCGGTCAACGTGCTCGACGTCCGGCATCACGAGGCGGCGTCGCGCGACATCGAGCTTCCGGAAGGACACACGAAGCTCGTCGTCGCGCTGCAGGGATCGCTCGACGTTGAAGGCGTCCGCGTAGACGCGCCGATCACGGTCGAGCTCGGCCGTGCCACCACCAGCATCACGATCCGCTCCGAGGCCGCAGCGCACTACCTCGTGCTCACCGGAGAGCCGATCCGTGAGCCCGTTTTCGCATGGGGACCGTTCGTGATGAGCTCCCGCGCCGAGATCGCGGAAGCGGTCGAGATGTACGAGGCCGGACGGCTCGGATCGCTCAGCTGAGCGAAGACAACTGAAAGGATTCTGCCGATGATCGCCACCGTCAACCCGGCAACGGGGAAGCAGGAAAAGATGTTCGACGAGCTCACCGACCAGGAGCTCGAAGCCAGACTCGATCTTGCAGCGCGGACGTTCGAACGCTACCGGAGGACG encodes:
- a CDS encoding pirin family protein, with protein sequence MSELATKIRTFPVPPPHWVGDGFPVRSLITPQDPARISPFLLLDYGGPVDFPPTTEKRGVGPHPHKGFETVTIVFDGGVAHRDSSGASGEIGPGDVQWMTAGAGLIHEELHSESFRSSGGPFEMVQLWVNLPSASKSLPPRYQTILSSMIPSIERDGTTVRVISGELEGHRGPAETQTPVNVLDVRHHEAASRDIELPEGHTKLVVALQGSLDVEGVRVDAPITVELGRATTSITIRSEAAAHYLVLTGEPIREPVFAWGPFVMSSRAEIAEAVEMYEAGRLGSLS
- the argF gene encoding ornithine carbamoyltransferase, which encodes MHHLTNKDLVSIHDYTAEEVDHIFQVATDIKKSPREFSGSLRGKTLGMIFEKSSTRTRVSFEVGMFQLGGHALFLSSRDIQLGRGETIEDTAKVLSRYVDGIMARTYAHATVTELAKHATVPVINGLTDLLHPCQGLTDYFTAREKLGDLRGKKLAWIGDGNNMAHSLMYGAPKVGMNIAVATPKGFEPDPSVVKSAMEDAKAAGTTITLTNSLEEAAGGADVVETDVWVSMGQEDEDARRKAAFEGWIVDERVMSMANEQAIFMHCLPAHRGEEVSAAVADGPQSVIFDEAENRLHVQKALMYLLMKKDAE
- a CDS encoding TonB family protein — its product is MKERTDSSRRGLLLVFGLAAVFFVLLALLLLYWPRGEDRAADDVGADALYVIPLELKVRSRPDAEAAVAATIHSGDQVTLMGSEGTWARIRTARAVEGFVERTALERNAEREARLAKNEQILQLPTIAGHMTEKAPLYAGPGYFYPVVGDLPARQRVEVRTREQDFYAVSIGGSIVWVDVGSVELSVAGSPEMTVAAGDESSIDLEEEEPLEDERRPFEDFADRWEEIQREREREDEREPEPEPAPAPPAPEAAPAGGVYATVPPGGTEPIPIRKPSPRYPSAARRAGVEGPVVIRAIVTRDGRVESAQILKDQPQGLGEAARSAVERWTFRPATYRGRPIDVYYTVTVNFSLRSR